One segment of Glandiceps talaboti chromosome 21, keGlaTala1.1, whole genome shotgun sequence DNA contains the following:
- the LOC144451232 gene encoding monocarboxylate transporter 13-like: MADERSPPSRGPPDGGWGWVVVFASFFNFALTVGSMNSFGVLYVGFLDAFGESKSKTAWVGAIFIAILSWTTSLGVALARRIGHQKTVMLGGFLVFLGLFTSSFANHLVVLFFTYGIITGIGCGLAYVTSIEIVSIYFKRRLSVAVGIALSGVGAGQFALSLASQYFLNSYGWRGTLLILSALALNICVTGALMWPLRQEKSPEEQMNETTTKLTSNEEHGSKDGEYESEKNENCDEQIKPECHAIKPYSEKRRNRSECFLSCISVLIDLSLLHEPVYWFQIFIAIGQGFSNGPIIIHMVRRARDYGLSDAYSALIPAAMGLTQIIARSLWGAIGHIHGLRVNIPYGISMAICGVITIVSTYTRTFAGQIVFIVFYGISTGGFRVFLPLVVSSFNGAKKIGYGTSLLYQIVGFTALLISPLAGWIRDETGVYDWAFWIAGIAILVAAVLAFLLPVVEKVVERKRQRKAKYREETNTTDEDPRENSTI; this comes from the exons ATGGCTGATGAGAGATCGCCACCTTCAAGAGGACCTCCAGATGGTGGATGGGGATGGGTTGTCGTCTTTGCCTCCTTCTTCAACTTTGCCTTGACTGTTGGCAGCATGAATTCGTTTGGAGTTCTTTATGTTGGTTTTTTGGACGCATTTGGCGAATCGAAGTCAAAAACGG CATGGGTTGGGGCCATATTTATTGCGATCCTTTCTTGGACTACCTCACTTGGAGTGGCTTTGGCTAGAAGAATTGGACATCAAAAAACAGTGATGTTGGGTGGTTTCCTTGTATTTCTTGGACTCTTTACAAGTTCATTCGCGAATCATTTGGTCGTCCTATTCTTTACATACGGTATTATTACAG GTATTGGATGTGGGTTGGCATACGTAACAAGCATTGAAATCGTCAGTATATATTTTAAGAGAAGGTTGAGTGTTGCTGTAGGAATAGCACTTTCCGGAGTTGGTGCAGGACAATTTGCTTTATCTTTGGCCAGTCAATACTTCCTGAATAGCTATGGTTGGAGAGGAACCCTTTTGATTTTGTCAGCGTTGGCTTTGAACATATGTGTTACTGGTGCGCTCATGTGGCCATTAAGACAAGAGAAAAGTCCGGAGGAGCAAATGaatgaaacaacaacaaagttgaCGTCAAACGAAGAACACGGAAGCAAGGATGGAGAATATGAGTCGGAAAAGAATGAAAACTGTGACGAACAGATAAAACCCGAATGCCATGCAATTAAGCCATATTCTGAAAAGAGAAGAAACAGGTCAGAGTGTTTTCTGTCCTGCATATCAGTTTTGATTGACTTATCATTGTTACATGAACCAGTATACTGGTTCCAAATTTTCATTGCCATTGGACAGGGTTTCTCAAACGGACCTATTATTATACATATG GTCCGTCGTGCTCGTGACTATGGCCTATCAGATGCATACAGTGCCCTAATACCAGCTGCTATGGGTCTTACACAAATCATCGCCCGTTCCCTGTGGGGTGCTATAGGTCATATACATGGTCTAAGAGTTAACATTCCATATGGTATTTCCATGGCTATATGTGGTGTGATTACAATTGTCAGTACATACACAAGAACATTTGCAG GtcaaattgttttcattgtcTTCTACGGTATAAGTACTGGTGGTTTCAGAGTGTTCCTGCCTTTAGTTGTTTCATCATTTAATGGCGCTAAAAAGATTGGATATGGAACATCACTATTATATCAAATTGTTGGATTTACCGCCTTGCTGATATCACCACTAGCcg GCTGGATAAGAGATGAAACTGGTGTCTACGATTGGGCCTTTTGGATAGCAGGAATTGCTATTCTCGTGGCAGCCGTTTTAGCATTTCTTCTACCCGTCGTTGAAAAAGTGGTTGAACGAAAACGTCAACGTAAAGCAAAGTATAGGGAAGAGACTAACACCACAGATGAAGACCCACGAGAAAATAGCACTATATGA
- the LOC144451236 gene encoding monocarboxylate transporter 13-like yields the protein MADKSQSSREPPDGGWGWVVVFAAFLTVALTFGSLNSFGVLYVAFLDAFGESKSKTAWIGSIFIAVLDSTSLLGVTLARKIGHQKTVMLGGFLAFLGLFTSSFANHLVVLFFTYGIITGTGCGLACMSSIEIVSMYFKKRLPIVLGIAFAGMGVGQFALSLISQYLLDSYGWRGTLLILSGLTFNISVAGALMWSLGEEERHSHNKELMNETTVSENVADEIEKGETCKELIKDESHVTEMKSGKRQHISECLKSCISVWIDLSLLREPVYWFQIFIAIGQGFGHGTIIVHLVRRARDYGISDTYSALIPAGMGLIGVIACPLWGAIGHIHGLRPNIPYGISLAISGMNTIISTYTRTFAGQIIFILIYGICNGGFVVLTTLVVASFLGHKKIGYGTSLLYQIIGLTILLTSPFAGWIRDETGVYDWSFWIAGIAVLLAAVLAFILPIVEKMVQSKRLRKATRREETNITAED from the exons ATGGCTGATAAATCACAATCGTCAAGAGAGCCTCCAGACGGTGGATGGGGATGGGTCGTCGTCTTCGCCGCCTTCTTAACAGTTGCCTTGACTTTTGGCAGCCTGAATTCGTTTGGAGTTCTCTACGTTGCTTTTTTGGATGCATTTGGCGAATCGAAGTCAAAAACAG CATGGATTGGTTCTATATTTATCGCCGTCCTTGATTCGACTTCCTTACTTGGCGTGACTTTGGCAAGAAAGATTGGACATCAAAAAACAGTGATGTTGGGTGGTTTTCTTGCATTTCTTGGACTCTTTACAAGTTCCTTTGCGAATCATTTGGTCGTCCTATTCTTTACATACGGTATTATTACAG gtactgGTTGTGGATTGGCATGTATGTCTAGCATAGAAATCGTCAGTATGTATTTCAAGAAAAGGTTACCCATTGTTCTGGGAATAGCGTTCGCTGGAATGGGCGTAGGACAGTTTGCTCTGTCTCTGATCAGTCAATATTTGCTTGATAGTTATGGTTGGAGAGGAACCCTTTTAATTTTGTCGGGTTTGACATTCAACATAAGTGTTGCTGGTGCGCTCATGTGGTCATTGGGAGAGGAGGAACGCCATAGTCATAATAAGGAGCTAATGAATGAAACAACAGTAAGCGAGAATGTAGCAGATGAGATTGAAAAGGGTGAAACCTGCAAAGAACTGATAAAAGATGAAAGCCATGTAACTGAGATGAAGTCGGGAAAGAGACAACATATTTCAGAGTGCTTAAAGTCCTGCATATCAGTTTGGATTGACTTATCGTTGTTACGTGAACCAGTATACTGGTTCCAAATTTTCATTGCCATTGGACAGGGTTTCGGACATGGAACAATCATTGTACATTTG GTTCGTCGTGCACGTGACTATGGCATTTCAGATACATATAGTGCCCTAATACCAGCTGGTATGGGTTTAATAGGAGTCATCGCATGTCCACTGTGGGGTGCTATAGGTCATATACATGGTCTAAGACCTAACATTCCTTATGGTATTTCCTTGGCTATAAGTGGTATGAATACTATCATCAGTACATACACAAGGACATTTGCAG gtcaaattatatttattctCATATATGGAATCTGTAATGGTGGTTTCGTAGTGCTCACAACGTTAGTTGTTGCATCATTTCTTGGCCATAAGAAAATTGGATATGGAACATCACTATTATATCAAATTATTGGATTGACCATCTTACTGACATCCCCATTTGCCG gcTGGATAAGAGATGAAACAGGTGTCTACGATTGGTCCTTTTGGATTGCAGGAATTGCTGTTCTCCTTGCAGCTGTTTTAGCCTTCATTCTACCCATCGTTGAAAAAATGGTTCAAAGTAAACGTCTTCGCAAGGCAACACGTAGGGAAGAGACTAACATCACAGCTGAAGACTAA
- the LOC144451234 gene encoding monocarboxylate transporter 12-B-like — MPTDVIESHQIRLVNLFSGTGCGLAYMASVEFVSMYFKKRLAIVLGISLAGASAGQFALCMISQNLLDSYGWRGTLLILSGLTLNISVAGALMIMWPMVEEKSHSPNKELMNEAVLIDLSLLREPVYWFQIFIVIGQGFAHGTIIVHLVRRARDYGISDTHSALIPAVMGLIQVVTRPLWGLIGHIHGLRANIPYGISMTVCGVITIISTYTRTFAGQIIFILIYGICNGGFRVFMTLVVSSFLGHNKIGYGTSLLYQVTGFTILLISPFAGWIRDETGVYDWAFWIAGIAILLAAVLAFLLPVIEKVVERKRQRRTTHREETNITAEE; from the exons ATGCCCACTGATGTCATTGAAAGTCATCAAATACGtcttgtcaatttattttcaggtactgGTTGTGGATTGGCATATATGGCTAGCGTAGAATTCGTCAGTATGTATTTCAAGAAAAGGTTGGCCATTGTTCTGGGAATATCGTTGGCTGGAGCTAGTGCTGGACAGTTTGCATTATGTATGATCAGTCAAAATTTGCTGGATAGCTATGGTTGGAGGGGAACCCTTTTAATTTTGTCAGGTTTGACATTGAACATATCTGTTGCTGGTGCGCTCATGATCATGTGGCCTATGGTAGAGGAGAAAAGTCATAGTCCTAATAAGGAGCTAATGAATGAAGCAG TTTTGATTGACTTATCATTGCTACGTGAACCGGTATACTGGTTCCAAATTTTCATTGTCATTGGACAGGGTTTCGCACACGGAACAATCATTGTACATTTG gTTCGTCGTGCTCGTGACTATGGCATTTCAGATACACACAGTGCTCTAATACCAGCTGTTATGGGTTTAATACAAGTCGTCACACGTCCACTGTGGGGTCTTATTGGTCATATACATGGTCTAAGAGCTAACATTCCATATGGTATTTCCATGACTGTATGTGGTGTGATCACTATCATCAGTACATACACAAGGACATTTGCAG gtcaaattatatttattctCATATATGGAATCTGTAATGGTGGTTTCAGAGTGTTCATGACATTGGTTGTTTCATCATTCCTGGGACATAACAAGATTGGATATGGAACATCACTATTATATCAAGTTACCGGATTCACCATCTTGTTGATATCTCCATTTGCCG GCTGGATAAGAGATGAAACTGGTGTCTATGATTGGGCCTTTTGGATTGCAGGAATTGCTATTCTCCTGGCAGCTGTTTTAGCATTCCTTCTGCCCGTCATTGAAAAAGTGGTTGAAAGGAAACGCCAACGCAGGACAACACATAGGGAAGAGACTAACATCACAGCTGAAGAGTAA
- the LOC144451235 gene encoding monocarboxylate transporter 13-like yields the protein MADRSQSSREPPDGGWGWVVVFATFLTCALTIGTMNSFGVLYVAFLDAFGESKSKTAWVGSIFIAIVNSTTSLGVTLARKIGHQKTVMLGGFLAFLGLFTSSFASHLVVLFFTYGIIAGTGCGLAYITSLEIVSMYFKKRLAIVLGISLAGTGAGQFALSLISQYLLDSYGWRGTLLILSGLILNTSVAGALMWSLVEEKRRSPNKVLMKETTVTVKSKKGHRSKYTADESEKDETCKELIKDESRVIGMTLVKRKRTSECFKSCISVLIDLSLLREPVYWFQIFIAIGQGFAHGTIIVHLVRRARDYGISETYSALIPAGMGLVEVITRPLWGAIGHIHGLRANIPYGISMAICAVTSIISTYTKTFAGQIVFILLYGICNGGFRVFMTLVVASFLGHDKIGYGTSLLYQIIGLTVLLVSPFAGWIRDETGVYDWAFWIAGVTILLAAVLAFLLPVVEKVVERKRQRKATYREETNIRDEH from the exons ATGGCTGATAGATCACAATCGTCAAGAGAACCGCCAGATGGTGGATGGGGATGGGTTGTCGTCTTCGCCACCTTCTTAACCTGTGCCTTGACTATTGGCACCATGAATTCGTTTGGAGTTCTTTACGTTGCTTTTTTGGACGCATTTGGCGAATCGAAGTCAAAAACGG CATGGGTTGGTTCCATATTCATTGCTATCGTGAATTCGACTACCTCACTTGGcgtgacattggcaagaaaaaTTGGACATCAAAAAACAGTGATGTTAGGTGGTTTTCTTGCATTTCTTGGACTCTTTACAAGTTCCTTTGCAAGTCATTTGGTTGTGCTATTCTTTACATACGGTATTATTGCAG gtactgGTTGTGGATTGGCATATATAACTAGTTTAGAAATCGTCAGTATGTATTTCAAGAAAAGGTTGGCAATTGTTCTAGGAATATCATTGGCTGGAACTGGCGCAGGACAGTTTGCTCTATCTCTGATCAGTCAATATTTGCTTGATAGCTATGGTTGGAGGGGAACCCTTTTAATTTTGTCAGGTTTGATACTGAACACTAGTGTTGCTGGTGCGCTCATGTGGTCATTGGTAGAGGAAAAACGCCGTAGTCCTAATAAGGTGCTAATGAAAGaaacaactgttacagtaaaGTCAAAGAAAGGACACAGAAGCAAGTATACAGCTGATGAGTCTGAAAAGGATGAAACCTGCAAAGAACTGATTAAAGATGAAAGCCGTGTAATTGGCATGACGTTGGTTAAGAGAAAACGTACTTCAGAGTGCTTTAAGTCCTGCATATCAGTTTTGATTGATTTATCATTGCTACGTGAACCAGTATACTGGTTCCAAATTTTCATTGCCATTGGACAGGGTTTCGCACACGGAACAATCATTGTACATTTG GTTCGTCGTGCTCGTGACTATGGCATTTCAGAAACATACAGTGCTCTAATACCAGCTGGTATGGGTTTAGTAGAAGTTATCACACGTCCACTGTGGGGTGCTATAGGTCATATACATGGTCTCAGAGCTAACATTCCATATGGTATTTCCATGGCTATATGTGCTGTGACCAGTATCATCAGTACATACACAAAAACATTTGCAG GtcaaattgtatttattctCCTATATGGAATCTGTAATGGTGGTTTCAGAGTGTTCATGACATTGGTTGTTGCATCATTTCTTGGCCATGACAAAATTGGATATGGAACATCACTATTATATCAAATTATTGGATTGACCGTCTTACTGGTATCTCCATTTGCTG GCTGGATAAGAGATGAAACTGGTGTCTACGATTGGGCCTTTTGGATAGCAGGAGTTACTATTCTCCTGGCAGCTGTTTTAGCATTCCTTCTGCCCGTTGTTGAAAAAGTGGTTGAAAGGAAACGTCAACGCAAGGCAACATATAGGGAAGAGACTAACATCAGAGATGAACACTAA